A genomic window from Vitis riparia cultivar Riparia Gloire de Montpellier isolate 1030 chromosome 18, EGFV_Vit.rip_1.0, whole genome shotgun sequence includes:
- the LOC117907671 gene encoding V-type proton ATPase subunit G1-like: protein MDSMKGQGGIQMLLTAEQEARQIISSAKNLKLTRLKQAKEEAEREVKLYHSNMEAAHQKKISETSGSSGSNVKRLDEETALRIQSLKESASRVSSDVVAMLIKHVTAVEA, encoded by the exons atggattccatgaAAGGACAAGGAGGCATCCAGATGCTACTGACTGCAGAGCAGGAGGCCCGACAGATTATTTCCAGTGCTAAAAACT TAAAGTTGACGAGGTTGAAACAAGCTAAAGAAGAAGCTGAGAGGGAAGTGAAACTCTACCACTCCAATATGGAAGCTGCCCACCAGAAGAAAATTTCTGAG ACGAGTGGGAGCAGTGGGTCAAATGTAAAACGGCTTGATGAAGAAACTGCATTGAGGATTCAAAGCTTGAAAGAGTCTGCTTCTAGGGTTTCATCAGATGTTGTTGCCATGCTCATCAAGCATGTCACAGCGGTGGAAGCTTGA